A window of Aquitalea denitrificans contains these coding sequences:
- the apaG gene encoding Co2+/Mg2+ efflux protein ApaG produces MADKIYQIEVEAEPHYIAEQSNVATDVYVFGYRIRLTNTGNEAAQLISRHWIIADANNQEQEVRGMGVVGEQPRLEPGQTFEYSSATHLKTPYGSMRGSYQMLADDGKRFDVAIPEMTLVAPRVLH; encoded by the coding sequence ATGGCAGACAAAATCTACCAGATTGAAGTAGAAGCCGAACCACACTACATCGCCGAACAATCCAATGTGGCGACCGACGTTTATGTATTCGGTTATCGCATTCGTCTGACCAATACCGGTAACGAAGCCGCCCAACTGATCAGCCGTCACTGGATCATTGCCGATGCCAACAATCAGGAGCAGGAAGTGCGCGGCATGGGCGTGGTGGGTGAGCAGCCGCGGCTGGAGCCCGGCCAGACTTTCGAATACAGCAGCGCTACTCATCTGAAAACACCTTATGGCTCGATGCGGGGCAGTTACCAGATGCTGGCGGATGACGGCAAGCGTTTTGATGTCGCCATCCCGGAAATGACGCTGGTTGCACCGCGCGTATTGCATTAA